From a region of the Podospora pseudopauciseta strain CBS 411.78 chromosome 7 map unlocalized CBS411.78m_7, whole genome shotgun sequence genome:
- the NPY1 gene encoding NADH pyrophosphatase (EggNog:ENOG503NY2X; COG:L), which produces MLLFLSPRTRTRFLRLSQSTTTTLTFRYAHTARRSPSPASLLASSISKYKPAKMAATTATPDLPILPPEDSHLTAKFGRETANYFSGSPLNRLSFLRTDHAFLAPAFKHPSASFLLLDSLAPLVKKDDTTQLAFVSLGEIRDGLRGEDIFEKTEEELVREFNSEDEERIVVFLGMDERGVLGGHGGQQGGERFRYKDFEGAPYFAVDVSRWEGKEGLSEKLENERGAMFYGGGPRHMGLVAGQAAMYGYARALVDWNARTPFCAQCGQRTLSVNAGTKRVCPPTDRGVERKACATRGTVSNHSFPRTDPTVIMAIVSADGSKVLLGRQRRWPKYWYSTLAGFQEPGESIEEAVRREVWEESGVQVGRVVLHSSQPWPFPASLMIGAVGQALPGEGEKIYLGHDAELESAKWFPMDEVKEALAKGTHNMGDEVPKEYVEGALRLPPQTAIANRLINSVVEGWWVASKM; this is translated from the coding sequence ATGCTCTTGTTTCTTTCGCCAAGAACCAGGACGAGATTTCTCAGGCTCTCACAATCTACCACTACCACGCTCACATTTCGCTACGCACACACAGCACGACgctccccatcaccagcatcacTATTAGCATCATCGATCAGCAAATACAAACCCGCCAAAAtggccgccaccaccgccacgcCCGACCTGCCCATCCTGCCTCCCGAGGACAGCCACCTCACGGCCAAGTTTGGCAGGGAGACGGCCAACTACTTTTCCGGGTCACCGCTCAACAGGCTTTCCTTTCTTCGGACCGACCACGCCTTTCTCGCGCCGGCGTTCAAGCACCCGTCTGCTAGCTTTTTGCTGTTGGACAGTCTGGCTCcgctggtgaagaaggatgacACGACTCAGCTGGCATTTGTTTCGCTGGGGGAGATTAGGGACGGGTtaaggggggaggatattTTTgagaagacggaggaggagctggtgagggagttcaacagtgaggatgaagagcgGATTGTTGTTTTTCTTGGGATGGATGAGAGGGGTGTTTTGGGTGGTCATGGGGGACAACAGGGTGGGGAGAGGTTTAGGTATaaggattttgagggggcGCCATATTTTGCGGTTGATGTATCcaggtgggaggggaaggagggattGAGTGAGAAACTGGAAAATGAGAGGGGGGCGATGTTTTACGGGGGAGGGCCGAGGCATATGGGGCTTGTGGCTGGTCAGGCGGCTATGTATGGGTATGCGAGGGCGTTGGTTGATTGGAATGCGAGGACGCCGTTTTGTGCGCAGTGTGGGCAGAGGACGTTGAGTGTGAATGCGGGGACGAAGAGGGTTTGTCCGCCTACTGataggggggtggagaggaaggcttGTGCGACGAGGGGGACGGTGAGTAATCACTCTTTTCCCAGGACGGATCCGACGGTTATTATGGCGATTGTTAGTGCGGATGGGTCGAAGGTGCTTTTGGGGAGGCAGAGGCGGTGGCCGAAGTATTGGTATTCTACACTGGCGGGGTTTCAGGAGCCGGGGGAGAGTATTGAGGAGGCGGTTaggagggaggtttgggaggagAGTGGGGTCCaggttgggagggtggtgctgcaTAGTAGTCAGCCGTGGCCTTTTCCGGCGAGTTTGATGATTGGGGCTGTTGGGCAGGCGCTtcctggggagggagagaagaTTTATCTGGGGCATGATGCTGAGTTGGAGAGCGCGAAGTGGTTTCCTATGGATGAGGTTAAGGAGGCATTGGCGAAGGGGACGCATAATATGGGGGATGAGGTGCCGAAGGAGTATGTTGAGGGGGCGTTGAGGTTGCCGCCGCAGACGGCGATTGCGAATAGGTTGATTAAttcggtggtggaggggtggtgggttgcGTCGAAGATGTAG
- the RPL10A_2 gene encoding 60S ribosomal protein L10A (EggNog:ENOG503NUHC; BUSCO:EOG09264LBC; COG:J), whose product MSKISVAGVRQHVAELLEYSNETKKRNFLETVELQIGLKNYDPQRDKRFSGTVKLPTVPRPNMSICILGDQYDIDRAKHGGVDAMSADDLKKLNKNKKLIKKLARKYDAFVASDTLIKQIPRLLGPGLSKAGKFPTPVSHSDDLSARITEVKSTVKFQLKKVLCMGVAVGNVGMTQEQLIANIMLAINYLVSLLKKGWQNVGSLTIKATMSPPRRLY is encoded by the exons ATGTCCAAGATCTCCGTCG CCGGTGTGCGTCAGCACGTCGCTGAACTCCTCGAGTACAGCAATGAGACCAAGAAGCGTAACTTCTTGGAGACTGTCGA GCTCCAGATCGGTCTCAAGAACTACGACCCCCAGCGTGACAAGCGTTTCTCCGGCACTGTCAAGCTCCCCACCGTCCCCCGCCCCAACATGAGCATCTGCATCTTGGGTGACCAGTACGATATCGATCGTGCGAAGCACGGCGGTGTTGACGCCATGAGCGCCGACGatctcaagaagctcaacaagaacaagaagctCATTAAGAAGCTTGCCCGCAAGTACGATGCCTTCGTTGCTTCTGACACCCTCATCAAGCAGATTCCCCGTCTGTTGGGTCCCGGTCTCTCCAAGG CTGGCAAGTTCCCTACCCCCGTCTCCCACAGCGATGATCTCTCCGCCAGAATCACCGAGGTCAAGTCCACCGTCAAGTTCCAGCTCAAGAAGGTTCTTTGCATGGGTGTTGCCGTTGGCAACGTTGGCATGACCCAGGAGCAGCTGATTGCCAACATCATGTTGGCCATCAACTACctcgtctccctcctcaagaagGGCTGGCAGAACGTTGGTAGCCTTACCATCAAGGCTACCATGtctcctccccgccgccttTACTAA
- the BUD14 gene encoding protein phosphatase regulator (COG:U; EggNog:ENOG503NURA), which produces MTRPEIIRADTIDLQAHDNPSAPRHARPTPDGSLAPHQAETLREVAAEAAEENHRSPPGLWNNDADTDTLHSVSDSQQSGGYGTRHDDAGSMQTGTRQDALAIAQNGGHSGHEVDEAVIDGETEVDVDDDMMDRISSSPSIEDEDIDFEFVYALHTFVATVEGQANATKGDTMVLLDDSNSYWWLVRVVKDSSIGYLPAEHIETPTERLARLNKHRNIDLSATMLGDQTDKVRNPIRSAIKRKKAKTVQFAPPTFVDYSDIDYSSEEEDVAAEYFAQAAQQGQKNQQASAGADTEDDSAKVEPLKPRTTQKDLKPDETDNSAKPRSSEEGGELKVDGPKKTSDGTVRDSFFKDDTVETKKITLTPNLLRDDDGTRLSSESKEMRQRPSLDRLLDKDGLLGKDGKKGKDKKEKDKKPSAIRSFFSRKDKDKKASHEDEDLSRDSHEREPEEEEVSQGSPEKTGPQRQPSKLQKQQPRTEPSPTRKPGSTRETGNGVDIKAFLSESKVNNVANVPPATMRLVEASPKGSPQGSPQTSGRPQKATKARTRMGLDDFDSDDDDLDLEPVQSPPSQDPRRQQPQQQKRAAPNNTNPFITQQQAQPASLGGQAVRGAPTLNSPPQQHEERLSESPVQVSPVTSSNPPPLMVDTSSQEEDRSSPRSTPSPELIEHEDADTSVNKETITPSTSSRSSWNDTNLRAFFDSGSDIRDLLVVVYDKSNVDPVSSDHPVANGLFREQNAKLAEITTQLDNMLGDWLARKQRLRGTV; this is translated from the exons ATGACAAGGCCAGAGATTATTCGCGCTG ACACCATCGACCTCCAAGCGCACGACAACCCTTCCGCTCCGCGACACGCCAGGCCGACCCCTGACGGCTCCCTCGCACCACACCAGGCCGAGACCTTGAGAGAAGTTGcggcagaagcagcagaggaGAACCACCGTAGCCCGCCCGGTCTGTGGAACAACGACGCCGACACCGACACCCTCCATTCCGTCTCCGACTCCCAGCAGAGCGGCGGTTACGGCACGAGGCACGACGACGCAGGCAGCATGCAGACGGGCACCCGGCAGGATGCGCTGGCGATTGCCCAGAATGGAGGCCATTCTGGCCACGAGGTCGATGAGGCGGTCATAGACGGCGAAACCGAGGTGGACGTGGACGACGACATGATGGACAGGATCTCGAGCTCCCCTTCAATTGAAGATG AGGACATCGATTTCGAATTCGTATACGCCCTCCACACCTTTGTTGCCACTGTCGAAGGGCAAGCGAACGCAACCAAGGGTGATACCATGGTTCTTCTCGACGACAGCAACAGCTACTGGTGGCTGGTGCGTGTCGTGAAAGACAGCAGCATCG GCTACCTCCCCGCCGAACATATCGAAACTCCCACCGAACGGTTGGCTCGTTTGAACAAGCACCGGAACATAGAT CTCTCCGCCACAATGCTTGGTGATCAAACCGATAAAGTCCGGAATCCCATTAGATCTGCCAtcaagagaaagaaggccaagacggTCCAATTCGCACCGCCTACATTTGTGGACTATTCTGATATCGACTACTCgagcgaggaagaggatgtggCGGCCGAATACTTTGCCCAGGCCGCTCAACAAGGTCAAAAAAACCAGCAGGCTTCCGCTGGCGCGGACACGGAGGACGATTCGGCCAAGGTCGAACCATTGAAGCCCAGGACAACACAGAAGGATTTGAAGCCAGACGAGACCGACAACTCGGCGAAACCACGGAGCtctgaagaaggaggagaacTCAAGGTCGACGGGCCCAAGAAGACGAGCGACGGGACTGTCCGAGACTCGTTTTTCAAAGATGATACAgtcgagacgaagaagatTACGCTTACGCCTAACTTGTTgcgggatgatgatggaacAAGGCTGTCGAGCGAATCCAAGGAGATGAGACAACGACCAAGCTTGGATAGGTTGCTGGATAAGGACGGCTTGCTCGGCAAAGACGGcaagaaaggaaaggataagaaggagaaggataaGAAGCCTAGTGCCATTCGAAGCTTTTTCTCTAGGAAGGACAAGGATAAGAAAGCCTCCcatgaggacgaggatctCAGCAGAGACAGTCACGAAAGagagccggaggaggaggaggtatcGCAAGGGTCGCCAGAGAAAACAGGCCCCCAGAGGCAGCCGAGCAAGTTGCAAAAGCAGCAACCCCGGACGGAGCCATCGCCAACTAGGAAGCCTGGCTCTACTAGAGAAACGGGCAATGGTGTTGACATCAAGGCCTTCTTGTCGGAAAGCAAGGTCAACAATGTCGCCAACGTACCACCCGCCACGATGCGTTTGGTAGAAGCCAGCCCGAAGGGTTCTCCACAAGGCAGCCCGCAGACGAGTGGGAGACCTCAGAAGGCGACCAAGGCCAGGACTCGCATGGGACTTGACGACTTTgactctgatgatgatgatctggATCTTGAGCCTGTCCAATCCCCACCTTCCCAAGACCCACGAcgtcaacaaccacaacagcagAAACGTGCTGCTCCAAACAATACCAATCCCTTCATCACTCAGCAACAAGCACAGCCAGCGTCGTTGGGCGGGCAGGCAGTTAGAGGTGCTCCCACACTTAATTCGCCACCTCAACAGCACGAGGAGAGACTATCCGAGTCGCCTGTCCAGGTCTCGCCAGTCACGTCTAGCAACCCCCCGCCGTTGATGGTCGATACATCGAGCCAAGAGGAAGACCGGTCATCGCCAAGATCGACACCCTCACCAGAACTGATTGAGCACGAAGATGCGGATACGTCGGTCAACAAGGAGACCATCACGCCGTCCACTTCTTCGAGGTCATCGTGGAATGATACCAACCTCAGGGCCTTTTTCGATTCCGGTTCAGATATTCGGGacttgctggtggtggtgtatgaCAAGTCGAATGTCGATCCGGTATCTTCGGACCACCCGGTGGCAAACGGTTTGTTCAGAGAACAGAATGCTAAGCTTGCTGAGATAACAACT CAACTCGACAATATGCTCGGTGACTGGCTAGCCCGTAAGCAAAGGCTACGGGGAACAGTCTAA
- a CDS encoding uncharacterized protein (COG:S; EggNog:ENOG503P2J6), whose protein sequence is MRITAEITASWPPSNNVDPETRGPNNIIVGLLLLSLAGVVLAIRIYTRVKISNGFGHDDVLICLAYVPAVAFVVLQAIGHFRLDTDRHTWDVRPELVMLSLQVGLAEQILFALATGFTKLSILALLYRVAACSRGRTKHVVFVLSGVVTLDTIVFVLVTIFQCSPISDIWTVALGPQRCIKQGLHVIVASIINTILDFLIVFVPVKMVLGIQLPLPQRLTILSLFAGGLLVCIAGSVRTYLTWVMVTSPDGDITWRLYDTRFPGAVEPFLGIICASATATKPFFARYFPRLRILEKPPAADSDSKPNRPSHQANKSQQSGYLPTNDKNQFLPNLNKPLPSPPTNAGVTRHDVQPIHPGGI, encoded by the exons ATGCGGATCACAGCAGAGATAACTGCTTCCTGGCCTCCATCGAATAACGTTGATCCAGAAACTCGCGGGCCGAACAACATCATTGTCGGGTTACTTCTGTTGAGTTTAGCAGGGGTTGTTCTCGCCATACGAATTTATACACGCGTGAAGATATCCAACGGCTTTGGTCACGACGACGTGCTGATCTGCCTTGCATAC GTACCCGCGGTGGCCTTTGTGGTGCTCCAGGCCATAGGTCACTTCAGACTCGACACAGATCGTCACACGTGGGATGTACGCCCTGAACTGGTGATGCTGAGTTTGCAGGTTGG CCTTGCAGAGCAGATTCTCTTTGCCCTGGCAACAGGGTTCACCAAGCTTTCCATTCTCGCTCTCCTCTACAGAGTAGCTGCTTGCTCGAGGGGCCGGACCAAGCACGTTGTGTTTGTCCTATCCGGGGTGGTAACACTCGATACAATTGTGTTTGTGCTCGTGACGATATTCCAATGCTC ACCCATATCCGACATCTGGACAGTCGCTCTTGGGCCACAGCGCTGCATCAAACAAGGGCTTCACGTTATTGTTGCCAGTAttatcaacaccatcctggacttcctcatcgtcttcgtccCCGTCAAGATGGTGTTGGGTATTCAGTTGCCTCTCCCCCAACGTCTCACGATTCTTTCACTCTTTGCAGGTGGATTGCTCGTCTGCATCGCTGGCTCAGTCAGGACCTATCTCACCTGGGTTATGGTCACCAGTCCGGATGGTGATATTACTTGGCGACTGTACGACACCAGGTTTCCAGGCGCAGTCGAGCCTTTTCTTGGTATC ATTTGCGCCTCGGCCACAGCCACCAAACCATTCTTCGCACGCTACTTTCCACGACTCCGGATATTGGAGAAACCGCCTGCTGCTGATTCTGACAGCAAACCTAATCGACCTTCTCATCAAGCGAACAAGAGCCAGCAGTCGGGGTACTTACCTACCAATGACAAGAACCAATTTCTCCCTAACCTAAACAAACCATTACCGAGCCCACCTACGAATGCG GGCGTTACAAGACACGACGTTCAACCAATCCATCCTGGCGGTATATGA
- a CDS encoding uncharacterized protein (COG:S; EggNog:ENOG503P6QZ) has protein sequence MSFLGLDLASTNYSYYSIPAAFLITMAPNVYAMVLAGKNYDLNQPRRTEEICAKDTSMPKPTLQKISRAKAATANGFETLSLYAASVVAANASGIVPVSKLNTLTLGYVVSRAAYNFVYVVAQDNKKLAGIRPLVWAAGVIIIMNLFVSAGGKV, from the exons ATGtccttcctcggcctcgacctcGCCTCAACAAACTACTCTTACTACTCCATCCCCGCCGCCTTTCTCATCACCATGGCTCCCAATGTGTACGCTATGGTGTTGGCGGGGAAGAATTATGATTTGAACCA ACCCCGCCGCACAGAAGAGATTTGTGCCAAAGATACCTCAATGCCCAAGCCC ACCCTTCAAAAAATCTCCCGCGCCAAAGCCGCAACAGCAAACGGCTTCGAAACCCTCTCTCTCTACGCTGCCTCCGTCGTGGCAGCCAACGCCTCGGGCATCGTCCCCGTCTCCAagctcaacaccctcaccctcggctATGTCGTCTCCCGCGCCGCCTACAACTTTGTCTACGTCGTTGCCCAGGACAACAAGAAGCTAGCCGGCATCCGGCCCCTTGTCTGGGCTGCTGGCGTGATCATCATTATGAATCTGTTTGTGAGTGCTGGTGGAAAGGTCTAA
- a CDS encoding uncharacterized protein (COG:O; EggNog:ENOG503NY5R; CAZy:GH131) → MPSLSIDLFFPKPLGCLRLFFNDKMKTSTLLAAAFCGVAAVEGAVLWDGRFNDFTSSADLNKWSWANQVGPYQYYIHGSGTVNRYINLSPDYKNPNDTVSKQGARFTLDSTAYWNGQTMRRIELIPQTKAAINRGKVFYHFSISRRDTNAPSVNKEHQICFFESHFTELKYGWISGEQGAANPALQWMTNQRTQWKLSEWKANVWHNFAYEIDFSGNRVGLWYSEGGADLKQVVAPVGGVSTSSNGQDWHLGVLELPRSGYPNTNEDYYFSGVFIEDGAITTKIGGPA, encoded by the exons ATGCCGAGTTTGTCGATCGATTTGTTTTTTCCCAAGCCCCTTGGCTGTTTGCGCTTGTTTTTCAACGACAAAATGAAGACGTCGACATTGTTGGCCGCCGCCttttgtggtgttgctgccgtTGAGGGTGCTGTTCTCTGGGATGGAAGATTCAACGACTTTACTTCCTCGGCGGATCTGAACAAGTGGTCTTGGGCTAATCAAGTTGGTCCTTATC AATACTACATCCACGGTTCCGGGACGGTAAACCGCTACATCAACCTCTCGCCCGACTACAAGAACCCAAACGACACTGTCTCCAAACAAGGCGCCCGGTTCACGCTCGACAGCACAGCCTACTGGAACGGCCAGACGATGCGCCGGATCGAGCTGATACCCCAGACGAAAGCGGCGATCAACCGCGGGAAGGTGTTTTACCACTTTTCGATTTCGCGGCGGGACACCAACGCGCCGTCGGTGAACAAGGAGCATCAGATTTGCTTTTTTGAGTCACACTTTACAGAATTAAAGTATGGGTGGATTTCGGGAGAGCAGGGGGCGGCGAACCCGGCGTTGCAGTGGATGACGAACCAGAGGACGCAGTGGAAGTTGAGCGAGTGGAAGGCGAATGTGTGGCATAATTTTGCGTACGAGATTGATTTCTCCGGGAACAGGGTTGGGTTGTGGTATAGTGAGGGGGGTGCGGATTTGAAGCAGGTGGTTGCGCCGGTGGGGGGTGTGTCGACGAGTAGTAATGGGCAGGATTGGCatttgggggtgttggagcTGCCAAGGAGTGGGTATCCGAACACTAATGAGGATTATTACTTTTCGGGGGTGTTTATTGAGGATGGGGCGATTACGACCAAGATTGGGGGGCCGG CTTAA